Part of the Bacillus sp. N1-1 genome, GTCTCTTTTGCAAGTTTAATTAGTTTATCATGATCCAGTGCATACCCGTTTCTTCTTCCAAGCAGTCTCCCAGATGGGTGTGCGATAAGATCTACATGGTGGCTTCGGAGCGCTGTTTCAAGCCGCTTCATAATGGTATCTTCGTCTTGAGAAAAGGACGAATGAATCGAAGCGATGACGAAATCCATTTCAGCAAGCAGCTGATCGTCATAATCTAGTGTACCATCTGGCAAAATATCCATTTCGACCCCAGCAAATATTTTGAAGTCTGTCCATTTTTTGTTCAGACGGTTAATTTCTTCTCTTTGTTCACGTAGCCTCTCTGGTGTTAGTCCATTTGCAACTTTTAAATACTGTGAATGATCCGTAATTGCGATATAAGAATAGCCCTTATCCCTAGCACGTTCAGCCATATCTTCTATCGTATATGCCCCATCGCTCCAGGTAGAGTGCATATGTAGGTCACCTTTAATATCTTGTAATTGCACGAGATCAATCTTGTTTTTCTCTGCTTCTTCAATTTCACCGCGATCTTCACGAATTTCTGGAGGAATATAAGCTAGCCCAAAATGACCATAAAATTCTTTCTCATTTTCAAACGTGATAACTTCTCCTGTTTCAACAGACTCTACCCCATATTCACTAATTTTCTCGCCTTTCTTCTTAGCAATTTGCCTCATCTTTACATTATGAGCTTGTGAACCAGTAAAATGGTGTAGGGTTGAAGCGAATTCTTCTGGCTTTACAAGTCTAAAATCTACCGAGACGCCATACTCATCATCAAGCTCAAGCGTGATTTTCGTATCTCCTTTGACGATGATTTTTGAAATCCCTTCTAGTTCAAGGAGTTTTTCTGATACATCAGCAGAAGCAGTCGTAGCAATAATAAAGTCGAGGTCTTTAATGGTTTCCCTCACACGACGCAAACTGCCTGCCCGTGCAAACTTTTCGATTTTCTCGAATCCACTTAATTGTCGTTCAATCTTTTCAGCAAGTGGAAGCATGTAAGCAATTGAAAGTCGCTCAGGTCGTTTCCCTGCTTCTTCGATCGCCTCTAAGATCTTCTCCTCACTTTTCTTTCCAAACCCGGGAAGTTCTTGAATTTGTTGCGCTTCACACGCTTTTTTTAATGTAGGCATATCAATAACACCAAGTTCTTTATAGAGCTTAGCAAGTTTTTTTCCACCAAGACCTGGTAATTTCAATAAAGGTACAAGACCAGACGGCACTTCTTTTTTCAATGTCTCAAGCGTTTCTGACTCGCCATTTTCAAGAATCTCGTTTATTACCGCTGCAGTCCCTTTTCCAATTCCATTAAGCTCAGCCGGATCTTCAATTTGTTCCATGCTCCGATCATCCGTTTCCAGCGCACGTGCCGCCTTACGAAAAGCTGATATTTTAAAAGGATTTTCTCCTTTAAGCTCCATATAAACCGCAATATCTTCTAAAAAACGAATCACATTCTTCTTATTCATTCCATCCTCACCCTTCATAAAAAGATCATTACTACTATCGTATCCATAAACCCAAACAAATCCAATTATTTTTACTTGAAAAGCGGAAGCGCCCCGATTAGGTCCGACAAGCGCTGGAACCATTCGATTTGAACACGCCCTTTGTGTTCAGAGCGAAAGGTGAAGCGACTCGAGGACCTGGGCGCTACAGCTAGACATTGAAAAGCGGAAGCGCCCCGTTTAGGTCCGACAAGCGCTGGAACATTTGTATTTACAAACAAATAACCCTTCTAGTTGAAGGGTTATGCGACATGGGTACTCCATAAATCTTTTATTTGTTCCGTTAACACCGGGGTATGTTTAACGATGCTTTCTGCAAGAAACGAATTTGAAATCGCTGTTTGGACCGTTTCATTCGGTACAAGTGCTGCAATAAATAGAAACAAGAATACGACAATATATACTTCTACAAATCCTAGCACTCCCCCGAGCCAGCCATTCACTGTTCTTAAGATAGGAAGATCAGCAAGAAAGTCGAGCATCGATCCAATAATTTGCATGATGATTTTGGTACCAAAGAACAATAGCGCAAACGCAATACCACTATAATAGGTAGCTTCTAAATTTATCGCTTCAAATACCATCGCAGTTGAAGAAGCTTCGTTTCCAAAGGATGGATACGGAATCCATAGCTTCAGATGCGGTGCAAGATCCTTAAAATACAGATAGGCCACTATAAATGAAACGATGAATCCAGCTAAATGAACAACTTGTAGGATAAGCCCTCTACGAAGACCAATAAGAAAACCTCCTACCAGTACTATAAAAAGAATGAGATCAACCATCTATCGTTATTCCTCTTCTCTCAGTTTTTTCTTTAAATCTTCAAGTTCTTTCTTAATCATAACGTAATCATTCACAATATTCACAGCTGTTAATACAGCAAGTCGCTTTGTATCTAAATAAGTATTCATTCCTTTAATCTCATTCATCTTCTCATCGACTAATTTCGAGACTTCAAGGATATGTTGATGACTTTTATCACCGACGATTGTATATTGTTCACCATAGATTTCCACAGTTGTACGAACTTTACCACGACTGTCTGTCACCCCATAAGCCTCCTATCACGAGAAAGAATCCTAACTTGTATCTTAGCACGAAAATAAGTGTTTTTGAAATACAGCGCTCCCGAACCATTCTTCTTGGTTAACAGATTCTGATATAATAGGATGCAAGCATAGTTCACAAAGGAGTTTTGTTATGTCACAGGTTGTATTAACTGTATCACCTACCATTATGAATGAAATTAAAAAGAAATACAACAGTCACTTAAGCGATAAACAACCGCCAGGGAGCGTGTTCGTAGCGAAAACGTCAGCCTGTACTATTACAGGCTATAAATCTGGAAAGGTAATGTTTCAGGGGGCAGCTGCAGAGCAAGAAGCCAAACAATGGCAAACGAGCGGTACAGCGAACCCCAAAAAGCCTACAGGATCAAAAAAGAAAACAGTTGGTGACCACCAATATGCACCCCCATCCACTATCTCAACGCTATCAGCAATCGGAAGTGATGAAGTTGGTACAGGGGATTTCTTTGGTCCAATGACCGTGGTTGCGGCTTATGTTGATCAAAACCAAATTCCGCTTTTAAGAGAACTTGGTGTAAGAGATTCTAAGGGGATGAAAGATCCAGAAATTATCGAGATCGCACGAAATCTAATAAAAACGATCCCGTATAGCCTTCTTATTCTTCCGAACGAAAAGTACAACAATATGCAAAGAAAAGGATTGAACCAGGGTAAGATGAAGGCTCTTCTACATAATCAGGCCATTCAGAATGTGACACGGAAAGTAGACGGCTACGATGCGATCTTAATCGATCAGTTTGCAAAACCAGAGATTTATTTTAATTACTTAAAAGGTCAATCAACGGTCATAAAAGAAAACGTCTATTTCGCCACAAAAGCAGAGGAAATCCATTTAGCTGTTGCAGCTGCTTCAATCATTGCTAGATACTCCTTTGTAATGGAAATCGATCGGCTTGGGAAAGAAAACAATGTGAAACTTCCGAAAGGAGCCGGACCGGCGGTAGACCTTGCAGCTGCTAAATTAATTCAAAAGCACGGCGATCAAGTACTTGAAAAAATAGCCAAGATGCATTTTGCCAACAGCTTAAAAGCAAAGAAAATCGCAGATCAAGGTCGGCACTAAAACATCCACAAAACAAAAGCTGGCTCAAAGTGAGCCAGCTTATTCATATTACAAATAGAGTTGTGGTGCTTCTAACCCATCCTCAGCTAGAAGCATGACAGAAGTAAAATATTGAAAGAAAAGATCACGGTCTACATCGTCGACAACGACAACTTCACGGCCTGTTTTATCAAGTACCGTTCTCCCTTGACTTACGCCGTCTTTTTCAACACGACAGTTTACTTTTCTTGAGTGAATGAAAGACTGAGGTGTGACAGAAACAGTTGTAAGCACGTCCCATAAGTAGTATGTTGAGTTGGTTTCAACGTGAACGAGTGGCGGACACATGGCATAGCACTGCCCAATAAAATCTACACCAATTTCTTTTCTCTGTGCTGCCCACATGTTTCTTACATCATTGGTTAAAGGAACTTGATTTGTACTTTCAAGCGCCACCATTTCAATCGTGATTGACGTATCAAAGACAGTCGCAACGGCTTCTGGATCCCAGAACGCATTCCACTCTGCCGTCCCGTCATGCTCAGGTTCTTCCACGTTTCCAACCTCTAAAAATGTGCCACCCATCCACACTAACTTTTCAATTTTTTGTT contains:
- a CDS encoding nucleoside hydrolase, yielding MNKTKVYFNHDGGVDDLASLFLLLNIDEVELVGVSVIPADCYLEPAVSASRKIIDRFGKGIDLDVSASNSRGINPFPKEWRMHAFYVDALPILNESNQVNTPMSERPAHLHLIDVLESSSEPITLLFTGPLTDLARALELAPAIEQKIEKLVWMGGTFLEVGNVEEPEHDGTAEWNAFWDPEAVATVFDTSITIEMVALESTNQVPLTNDVRNMWAAQRKEIGVDFIGQCYAMCPPLVHVETNSTYYLWDVLTTVSVTPQSFIHSRKVNCRVEKDGVSQGRTVLDKTGREVVVVDDVDRDLFFQYFTSVMLLAEDGLEAPQLYL
- the zapA gene encoding cell division protein ZapA; this encodes MTDSRGKVRTTVEIYGEQYTIVGDKSHQHILEVSKLVDEKMNEIKGMNTYLDTKRLAVLTAVNIVNDYVMIKKELEDLKKKLREEE
- the rnhC gene encoding ribonuclease HIII, producing MSQVVLTVSPTIMNEIKKKYNSHLSDKQPPGSVFVAKTSACTITGYKSGKVMFQGAAAEQEAKQWQTSGTANPKKPTGSKKKTVGDHQYAPPSTISTLSAIGSDEVGTGDFFGPMTVVAAYVDQNQIPLLRELGVRDSKGMKDPEIIEIARNLIKTIPYSLLILPNEKYNNMQRKGLNQGKMKALLHNQAIQNVTRKVDGYDAILIDQFAKPEIYFNYLKGQSTVIKENVYFATKAEEIHLAVAAASIIARYSFVMEIDRLGKENNVKLPKGAGPAVDLAAAKLIQKHGDQVLEKIAKMHFANSLKAKKIADQGRH
- a CDS encoding CvpA family protein, with the translated sequence MVDLILFIVLVGGFLIGLRRGLILQVVHLAGFIVSFIVAYLYFKDLAPHLKLWIPYPSFGNEASSTAMVFEAINLEATYYSGIAFALLFFGTKIIMQIIGSMLDFLADLPILRTVNGWLGGVLGFVEVYIVVFLFLFIAALVPNETVQTAISNSFLAESIVKHTPVLTEQIKDLWSTHVA
- the polX gene encoding DNA polymerase/3'-5' exonuclease PolX, yielding MKGEDGMNKKNVIRFLEDIAVYMELKGENPFKISAFRKAARALETDDRSMEQIEDPAELNGIGKGTAAVINEILENGESETLETLKKEVPSGLVPLLKLPGLGGKKLAKLYKELGVIDMPTLKKACEAQQIQELPGFGKKSEEKILEAIEEAGKRPERLSIAYMLPLAEKIERQLSGFEKIEKFARAGSLRRVRETIKDLDFIIATTASADVSEKLLELEGISKIIVKGDTKITLELDDEYGVSVDFRLVKPEEFASTLHHFTGSQAHNVKMRQIAKKKGEKISEYGVESVETGEVITFENEKEFYGHFGLAYIPPEIREDRGEIEEAEKNKIDLVQLQDIKGDLHMHSTWSDGAYTIEDMAERARDKGYSYIAITDHSQYLKVANGLTPERLREQREEINRLNKKWTDFKIFAGVEMDILPDGTLDYDDQLLAEMDFVIASIHSSFSQDEDTIMKRLETALRSHHVDLIAHPSGRLLGRRNGYALDHDKLIKLAKETGTALELNANPNRLDLAAEWLQKAQDNHVKIMINTDAHHMDMLEHMEIGVSAGRRGWLRKESVLNTYTAKDLEAFFHRHY